The Rhizobium leguminosarum genome includes a region encoding these proteins:
- a CDS encoding oligosaccharide flippase family protein, with product MSKGIIANSVMNGAAGMLLLLTGFVSSIITARLLGPEANGIVAFSLWLVVTGASIAELGSSITLLKTLPQLSAEGFDARRRRGFAAILVSFMMFSTVVLLALYALFFLTSEKMHWADTAPSVALVTGVLFFVQAIGSFVKFYLIGEKKLGAFFKLTVAVSIVQLAGVAVGAVFYGVEGVLVGYALGQLVLFFATLPILLARRDWCGVSLKYLASSSVILSIQFIIDSIFLNRLELLFLQQFWSVEMVGYYAVGLSIANIALQLPIQMTGSLLPYYSERRHNSDDSTLPVEVFTAVTRSMAYIVLPLSLGLAAISSELVLVVFGEAFRRSGTVVALLALVAPAYTFMQILSLYLLSMDRARSRLNISVIGGLLMVAGCLLIIPRLAAEGAALVRILVFVAMSVMMIRQTGFGSQLSGLYASLTKVTLASVLCACGATSVLEFVQGPAGLVGAIIAGAFCYFAALRVLRAVPGEDVEVMRSILEKMPSLLRRPVRHAINFIAPRLPGDPDRAKVAPGEFSLEPAEGAGRSAALPVVFDGTIGLFMPENPLAKKRSAAVLFVSPWGFEEMCSRKFFRVAAEHFSDIGVASLRFDYRGTGDALDFDALPARLETWEGSIRAAADKLKSLSGCDRVILIAQGLGATLAHRVGSSIDGVDSLVMLAPVLSGRAYLRELNMWSKIIDADLGLGKEHVQTAKVQIAGLVMPEEIAAELGKLNITSPQGLATSRYLILERPAKAEDTGFADALKALGADVEQKAFEGYDELATNPLFAKTPMAVVALLTAWLEATTTETSAAHSQSAIDNLPLAGEGFEETPVRFGSHNHLVGVVSRPLGEIKGNAVLFLSTAYDRHAGWGRTTVDMARELARQGFVSLRFDSANVGDSPPRPDAPEQVLYSDTQTADAVAALDLLENVVAGPVMVAGRCSGGYVAFRAGVADERLKAVVSINPFVYYWDPDVPVRREHVVSVPRSLDDYSQRLARLDTLKRLLRGQVDVVAALRNIVIAAGRRLSPWIAPLLELLPGRRYIAREVRHSFALFGKRKVPLTLIYSVADVGLDHVYFHFGPRGARLSRYPNVRLLMLPDADHNLTPPQSRKFVLDEIIRLAKA from the coding sequence ATGTCGAAGGGTATTATCGCAAACTCGGTGATGAATGGCGCGGCAGGCATGCTGCTGCTTCTGACGGGCTTCGTTTCCTCGATCATAACCGCGCGGCTGCTCGGGCCGGAAGCCAACGGCATCGTCGCCTTTTCGCTCTGGCTGGTGGTGACCGGCGCCTCGATCGCCGAGCTCGGCTCCAGCATCACGCTGCTGAAGACCTTGCCGCAACTTTCGGCGGAAGGCTTCGACGCGCGCCGCCGACGGGGTTTTGCCGCCATCCTCGTCAGCTTCATGATGTTCTCGACCGTCGTGCTGCTGGCGCTCTACGCGCTGTTCTTCCTCACCTCCGAAAAGATGCACTGGGCCGACACCGCGCCCTCCGTCGCTCTGGTCACGGGCGTGCTGTTCTTCGTCCAGGCGATCGGTTCCTTCGTCAAATTCTACCTGATCGGCGAAAAGAAGCTCGGCGCCTTCTTTAAGCTGACGGTCGCCGTCTCGATCGTGCAGCTTGCCGGCGTTGCCGTCGGCGCCGTTTTCTACGGCGTCGAAGGCGTTCTCGTCGGTTATGCGCTCGGCCAACTGGTGCTGTTTTTCGCCACGCTGCCGATCCTTCTGGCGCGGCGCGACTGGTGCGGAGTCTCGCTGAAATATCTCGCCTCCTCCTCCGTCATCCTGTCGATCCAGTTCATCATCGATTCCATTTTCCTCAACCGGCTCGAGCTGCTCTTCCTGCAGCAGTTCTGGTCGGTGGAGATGGTCGGCTATTATGCCGTCGGCCTGTCGATCGCGAATATCGCGCTGCAACTGCCGATCCAGATGACCGGCAGCTTGCTGCCCTATTATTCCGAGCGGCGGCATAACAGCGACGATTCGACGTTGCCGGTCGAGGTCTTTACCGCCGTCACCCGCAGCATGGCCTATATCGTGCTGCCGCTGAGCCTCGGGCTTGCCGCGATCTCCAGCGAACTGGTGCTCGTGGTGTTCGGTGAAGCGTTTCGCCGCAGCGGCACGGTGGTGGCGCTGCTTGCGCTCGTTGCTCCCGCCTATACCTTCATGCAGATCCTCAGCCTCTACCTGCTGTCTATGGACAGGGCCCGCTCCCGCCTGAACATCAGTGTGATAGGTGGCCTTCTGATGGTAGCGGGTTGTTTACTGATCATACCTAGGCTTGCAGCCGAGGGTGCCGCACTCGTGCGCATCCTCGTATTCGTTGCGATGTCGGTGATGATGATCAGACAGACAGGATTCGGATCCCAGCTTTCGGGTCTCTACGCAAGCCTGACGAAGGTGACGCTCGCCTCCGTCCTCTGCGCTTGCGGAGCGACTTCAGTGCTGGAATTCGTCCAGGGTCCGGCCGGATTGGTCGGCGCGATCATCGCAGGCGCATTCTGCTATTTCGCAGCACTCCGCGTGCTGCGCGCCGTGCCGGGCGAGGATGTCGAAGTCATGCGTTCCATTCTCGAGAAGATGCCGTCCCTGCTGCGGCGACCGGTCCGCCACGCGATCAATTTCATCGCGCCGCGGCTTCCAGGCGATCCCGATCGCGCCAAGGTCGCGCCTGGCGAATTCTCACTCGAACCGGCCGAAGGTGCGGGACGGAGTGCCGCCCTGCCTGTCGTCTTCGACGGCACGATCGGGCTGTTCATGCCTGAAAATCCTCTCGCCAAGAAACGTTCGGCCGCGGTGCTCTTCGTCAGCCCCTGGGGTTTCGAGGAGATGTGCAGCCGTAAATTCTTCCGCGTCGCGGCCGAGCATTTCTCGGATATCGGCGTGGCGAGCCTGCGCTTCGACTATCGCGGCACCGGCGATGCGCTCGATTTCGACGCACTGCCGGCGAGGCTGGAAACCTGGGAAGGTTCGATCCGTGCGGCCGCCGACAAGCTGAAATCACTGAGCGGCTGCGACCGCGTCATCCTCATCGCCCAAGGCCTCGGCGCGACCCTTGCCCATCGCGTCGGTTCCTCGATCGACGGCGTCGACAGCCTCGTCATGCTGGCGCCGGTGCTGAGCGGCAGAGCCTATCTTCGCGAACTCAACATGTGGTCCAAGATCATCGATGCCGATCTCGGCCTCGGCAAGGAGCATGTCCAGACCGCCAAGGTGCAGATCGCCGGGCTCGTCATGCCCGAAGAGATCGCTGCCGAGCTCGGCAAGCTCAACATCACCTCGCCGCAGGGGCTCGCAACCTCCCGCTACCTGATCCTCGAACGTCCTGCCAAGGCCGAGGATACAGGTTTTGCCGATGCGCTGAAGGCGCTTGGCGCCGATGTCGAGCAGAAGGCTTTCGAAGGTTATGACGAGCTCGCCACCAATCCGCTGTTTGCCAAGACGCCGATGGCTGTCGTGGCGCTGCTGACGGCGTGGCTGGAGGCGACGACGACGGAAACATCCGCCGCCCATTCGCAGTCAGCGATCGACAACCTGCCGCTTGCCGGCGAAGGTTTTGAGGAAACGCCGGTGCGTTTCGGAAGCCATAACCATCTGGTCGGCGTCGTCAGCCGGCCGCTCGGCGAGATCAAGGGCAATGCCGTGCTCTTCCTGTCGACGGCCTATGACCGGCATGCCGGCTGGGGACGGACGACGGTTGATATGGCGCGCGAGCTCGCCCGCCAAGGGTTCGTTTCGCTGCGCTTTGATTCCGCCAATGTCGGCGACAGCCCGCCGCGGCCGGATGCGCCGGAACAGGTGCTTTATTCGGACACGCAGACCGCAGATGCTGTCGCCGCGCTCGATCTACTCGAAAACGTCGTCGCCGGTCCCGTCATGGTCGCCGGCCGATGCAGCGGCGGCTATGTCGCCTTCCGCGCCGGCGTCGCCGACGAACGCCTGAAGGCAGTCGTGTCGATCAATCCCTTCGTCTATTACTGGGATCCCGACGTGCCGGTGCGCCGGGAGCATGTCGTCTCGGTCCCGCGTAGCCTTGATGATTACAGCCAGCGCCTGGCGCGACTCGACACGCTGAAGCGGCTGCTGCGCGGCCAGGTCGACGTCGTTGCGGCGCTGCGGAACATCGTCATAGCCGCCGGCCGCCGGCTGTCGCCGTGGATCGCGCCGCTGCTCGAGCTGCTTCCCGGCCGGCGCTATATCGCCCGCGAAGTCCGGCACTCATTCGCGCTGTTCGGCAAGCGTAAGGTACCGCTGACGCTGATCTACAGCGTGGCCGATGTCGGGCTCGACCATGTCTATTTCCACTTCGGGCCGCGCGGCGCCAGGCTTTCCCGCTATCCGAACGTGCGGCTGCTGATGCTGCCGGATGCCGATCACAATCTGACGCCGCCGCAATCGCGTAAATTCGTGCTCGACGAGATCATCCGTCTGGCGAAAGCATAA
- a CDS encoding glycosyltransferase family 4 protein, producing the protein MRTIYRLLRAHVLQRLIPRSRLAFNPRRPVEIVGYLSMAVGVGESARLCAGALSEAGRAISLSDVSTHPDENSFAGWMPSHLSTEPAGSRIWHLNPPMLPRAILKKGVADFTRAFNIGYFAWELEVVPAEWRNAMHYMNAVFVPSEFTRRAIAPLTAAPVIVVPHPVTEKPATEGMRQKFGIEEDAFLVSFIFSAGSSINRKNPQAVIEAFRIFAAECPSAFLLMKASGDINKDKGLRELVASVAGNTRIRIVTDRMSDSDINGLIRCSDAYLSLHRSEGFGLTVAEAIIQRTPVISTAWSGTVDFCDPDNSWLVASPLIPVVDTHPEFVGLEGAVWADPSSEAAAAHLRDIFRTPERAREKAEKAREFLLRYLAENSYEKALQTLAAMQAS; encoded by the coding sequence TTGAGAACGATATACCGCCTTCTGCGCGCCCATGTCCTGCAGCGGCTAATCCCGCGGTCGCGTCTTGCCTTCAATCCGCGCAGGCCGGTGGAAATCGTCGGCTATCTCTCGATGGCGGTCGGCGTCGGCGAATCGGCAAGGCTCTGCGCCGGCGCTCTTTCGGAGGCTGGGCGGGCGATTTCGCTCTCCGACGTCAGCACGCATCCTGACGAGAATTCCTTCGCCGGATGGATGCCGTCGCATCTCTCCACCGAACCCGCGGGAAGCCGGATCTGGCATCTCAATCCGCCGATGCTGCCGCGCGCCATCCTGAAGAAGGGCGTTGCGGATTTCACCCGCGCCTTCAACATCGGCTATTTCGCCTGGGAGCTCGAAGTCGTGCCGGCCGAGTGGCGCAATGCGATGCACTACATGAATGCCGTCTTCGTGCCGTCGGAATTCACCAGGCGGGCGATTGCACCCCTCACTGCGGCACCGGTCATCGTCGTTCCGCATCCTGTCACCGAGAAGCCGGCGACGGAAGGCATGCGCCAAAAATTCGGCATCGAGGAAGACGCCTTTCTCGTCAGCTTCATCTTCAGCGCCGGCTCCTCGATCAACCGAAAGAATCCGCAGGCCGTCATCGAGGCCTTCAGGATATTTGCCGCCGAATGCCCCAGCGCCTTCCTGTTGATGAAGGCCAGCGGCGATATCAACAAGGATAAGGGCCTGCGCGAATTGGTCGCCTCGGTCGCGGGCAATACCCGGATCAGGATCGTCACCGACAGGATGTCGGACTCCGATATCAACGGCCTCATCCGCTGTTCAGACGCCTATCTTTCGCTGCATCGTTCCGAGGGTTTCGGACTGACGGTGGCCGAGGCGATCATACAGCGTACACCCGTCATTTCCACGGCCTGGTCGGGCACGGTGGATTTCTGCGATCCCGACAATAGCTGGCTGGTTGCCTCTCCCCTCATTCCGGTGGTCGATACCCATCCCGAATTTGTGGGGCTCGAAGGCGCGGTCTGGGCCGACCCCTCATCCGAGGCGGCGGCCGCGCACCTGCGAGACATCTTCCGCACACCCGAGCGTGCACGGGAGAAGGCCGAGAAAGCGCGGGAGTTCCTGCTGCGTTACCTCGCTGAAAACAGCTACGAGAAGGCGCTTCAGACGCTGGCGGCGATGCAGGCCAGCTAA